A window of the Salvelinus alpinus chromosome 3, SLU_Salpinus.1, whole genome shotgun sequence genome harbors these coding sequences:
- the LOC139570274 gene encoding uncharacterized protein yields the protein HHKNLYHCSSDDASDSCYAYPSPEEERPPPPYPSSSSCYPPLHHFYPRAPQCARPVAPGPESVSPGPSPPPPPRWSCYSPPPLPPSSCPSPSPQQLDINSNPKPCSLHLPKQSSLHLPKQSSLAEAPHAPPLLETNVSPLYIKTPLVLTRHDSSLGPHPPNLPLSASPPWAACACSRERGAKLTR from the coding sequence CATCATAAAAATTTGTATCATTGCAGCTCAGATGACGCGTCGGACTCCTGTTATGCCTACCCTTCCCCGGAAGAGGAGAGGCCCCCTCCCCCttacccctcttcctcctcttgctACCCGCCTCTTCACCATTTCTACCCCCGAGCACCGCAGTGTGCGCGCCCTGTCGCCCCCGGTCCAGAGTCCGTTTCCCCTGGGCCCTCGCCCCCACCTCCCCCCCGCTGGTCTTGCTACAGCCCTCCCCCACTGCCCCCCTCTTcgtgtccctctccctccccccagcaGCTTGATATCAACTCTAACCCCAAGCCCTGCTCCCTGCACCTCCCCAAACAGAGCTCCCTGCACCTCCCCAAACAGAGCTCCCTGGCCGAAGCTCCGCATGCGCCCCCACTGTTAGAAACTAACGTCTCCCCTCTCTACATCAAAACCCCCCTCGTGCTAACCCGACACGACTCGTCCCTCGGTCCCCACCCCCCTAACCTCCCCCTGTCCGCATCTCCTCCGTGGGCCGCCTGTGCCTGTAGCCGAGAGAGAGGAGCCAAGCTGACTAGGTAA